In Sporosarcina psychrophila, a genomic segment contains:
- the pepF gene encoding oligoendopeptidase F, which yields MAETKNKVLTRGEVKVEETWRLEDIFATDEAWEKEFAEVEEFSGKADSYKGTLSGGGDALYTALTYRDTLSERLRRIYTYAHLKTDQDTTNSFYQAMDSRVKSLYVKVATALSFFLPELLAIDETELNKLVTEHEGLALYKQEFEEVNTQRPHVLPAEQEALLAQLSEVTGNSSETFSMLNNADLTFPMVKDEKGEEVELSHGRYVGFLESDDPRVREDAFKAMYSKYSEFQNTFASTLSGNVKGDNVNARIRNYSSAREAAMSNNHIPEQVYENLVSTINKNVHLLQRYVALRKKVFGLEELHMWDMYAPLVKDAGMEVPYDEAKQTMLDSFHPLGEEYVSIVKEGLENRWVDVRENKGKRSGAYSSGAYGTNPYVLMNWQDNVSNLFTLAHEFGHSVHSYYSRKSQPFVYSGYSIFVAEVASTVNEAILNDHLLKTIDDEQKRIYLLNYWLDGFRGTVFRQTMFAEFEHLIHQLDQQGVALTAEKLTEEYYALNKKYFGEDLVVDEEIGLEWARIPHFYYNYYVYQYATGYSAAVALSNQILTEGEPAVERYVNNFLKAGSSDYPIEVLKKAGVDMTSAAPIEEACRVFEEKLNELESLLLKK from the coding sequence ATGGCTGAAACTAAGAACAAAGTATTAACTCGTGGTGAAGTAAAGGTAGAGGAGACTTGGCGTCTCGAAGACATATTTGCAACTGATGAAGCATGGGAAAAAGAATTCGCTGAAGTTGAGGAATTCTCCGGTAAAGCAGATTCTTACAAAGGGACACTTTCGGGTGGTGGAGATGCGCTTTACACTGCATTGACATACCGTGACACCCTCTCTGAAAGACTGCGCAGGATTTACACGTATGCGCATTTGAAGACTGACCAGGATACGACAAACAGCTTCTATCAGGCGATGGATAGCCGTGTGAAATCACTTTACGTGAAAGTAGCAACTGCATTATCATTCTTCTTGCCAGAGCTTCTGGCTATTGATGAAACAGAATTGAACAAGCTGGTTACTGAGCATGAGGGACTAGCTCTTTATAAACAAGAATTCGAAGAAGTTAACACGCAGCGGCCACATGTGCTGCCTGCTGAACAAGAAGCTTTGCTTGCACAACTATCAGAAGTCACGGGCAATTCTTCAGAAACATTCAGTATGTTGAACAATGCTGATTTAACTTTCCCAATGGTGAAAGATGAAAAAGGTGAAGAAGTAGAATTATCACATGGCCGTTATGTAGGTTTTTTGGAAAGTGATGATCCGCGTGTTCGCGAGGATGCGTTCAAAGCAATGTATTCGAAATACAGCGAATTCCAAAATACTTTCGCATCCACGCTTTCAGGTAATGTAAAAGGCGATAACGTTAATGCACGTATCCGCAATTATTCATCTGCGCGCGAGGCTGCAATGTCAAATAATCATATCCCTGAACAGGTTTATGAAAATCTTGTTTCAACAATCAATAAAAACGTCCACTTGCTACAGCGCTATGTCGCGCTCCGTAAAAAAGTGTTCGGATTGGAAGAACTTCATATGTGGGATATGTATGCACCGCTTGTGAAAGATGCAGGCATGGAAGTTCCATATGACGAAGCTAAACAAACGATGCTTGATAGTTTCCACCCACTAGGTGAAGAGTATGTATCGATCGTAAAAGAGGGTCTTGAGAATCGTTGGGTAGACGTCCGTGAAAACAAAGGGAAGCGTTCAGGAGCTTATTCTTCAGGCGCCTATGGAACAAATCCATATGTCTTAATGAACTGGCAAGATAACGTCAGTAACTTGTTCACACTCGCGCATGAATTCGGCCATAGTGTTCATAGTTATTATTCACGGAAAAGCCAGCCATTCGTCTATAGCGGTTATTCCATTTTCGTAGCTGAAGTCGCGTCAACTGTGAATGAGGCTATTTTGAATGATCATCTTTTGAAAACGATTGATGATGAACAGAAACGAATTTATTTGCTGAATTATTGGCTTGACGGCTTCCGTGGTACTGTTTTCCGTCAAACCATGTTTGCTGAGTTCGAACACCTTATTCATCAGCTTGATCAGCAAGGTGTCGCGCTGACTGCTGAAAAATTGACAGAAGAGTACTATGCACTCAATAAGAAATATTTCGGTGAAGATCTAGTCGTCGACGAGGAAATTGGCTTAGAGTGGGCAAGAATTCCACATTTCTACTATAACTATTATGTTTATCAGTATGCAACAGGTTATAGTGCAGCAGTCGCACTAAGCAATCAAATCTTGACAGAAGGAGAGCCGGCAGTTGAACGCTATGTGAATAACTTCTTGAAAGCCGGTTCTTCCGATTACCCAATCGAAGTACTGAAAAAAGCAGGCGTCGACATGACAAGTGCTGCTCCAATCGAAGAAGCATGCCGCGTCTTCGAAGAAAAGTTGAACGAACTTGAATCACTTCTTTTGAAAAAATAA
- a CDS encoding competence protein CoiA: MNIILTAKTEEGKLVVLTPELERERLRKWRKLRSFFCPQCNFPVQLKVGDIIIPHFAHLKDSTCLTLFSEGESYSHLQGKQQLYAFFQKHAELVELEPFLRMLSQRPDILITTQSESIAVEFQCSTIPITDVEARSAGYRSIDMKSIWILHTPAKFSSLPVGVGTFDFSRFHESYLTHTSPEGYFLLTYNPQTERFHYFTSLIHVAGKRYIGIHRTLPLSMQIFPFARPKTPTEQEIYRYVTLYLSIRNQFIQSRILLNKRGVNNPFLRMCYELRVIPTNLPKWIGLPVLFSESFREHDCEWQLAFLYYLRRKGISVRTISRSQVRKYVSLLEEPSEAKGKACIAYRDFLISATVDSCQNRTVIDEEKIIQLISERLLAKRYEN; encoded by the coding sequence CTGAATATTATTCTTACAGCAAAAACAGAGGAAGGAAAACTTGTTGTTCTTACACCGGAATTAGAAAGAGAACGGTTGCGCAAATGGCGAAAGTTGCGATCATTCTTTTGCCCACAATGTAATTTTCCGGTTCAGTTGAAAGTTGGAGATATTATCATCCCACATTTCGCACATTTGAAGGATTCTACCTGTCTTACTTTATTCTCAGAAGGTGAATCTTACAGCCATCTTCAAGGTAAGCAACAATTGTATGCTTTTTTTCAAAAACATGCCGAGCTTGTCGAACTTGAACCATTTTTAAGAATGTTATCTCAAAGACCTGATATCCTGATAACGACACAATCTGAATCGATAGCCGTTGAATTCCAGTGCAGTACGATTCCCATTACTGACGTAGAGGCTAGATCCGCAGGTTATCGTAGTATAGATATGAAATCCATCTGGATTTTGCATACCCCAGCAAAATTTAGTTCATTACCTGTAGGTGTCGGTACATTCGATTTTTCAAGATTCCACGAAAGCTACTTGACACATACATCCCCTGAAGGCTATTTCTTACTCACATATAACCCCCAAACGGAACGATTCCATTATTTTACGAGTCTTATTCATGTCGCAGGTAAGCGCTATATTGGTATCCATCGTACTTTGCCATTATCGATGCAGATATTTCCATTTGCTCGGCCAAAAACCCCGACAGAGCAAGAAATTTACCGTTATGTAACCCTTTATTTATCCATACGCAATCAATTTATTCAATCCCGTATTTTATTGAATAAAAGGGGGGTGAACAATCCTTTTCTAAGAATGTGCTATGAACTGCGAGTGATACCAACGAATCTTCCAAAATGGATTGGATTACCCGTCCTTTTCAGTGAGTCATTCCGCGAGCATGACTGTGAATGGCAATTAGCATTCCTTTATTATTTGAGAAGAAAGGGGATTAGTGTTAGAACTATATCCCGCAGTCAGGTTAGAAAATATGTCTCTCTGTTAGAAGAGCCATCGGAAGCAAAGGGAAAAGCGTGCATAGCATACCGCGATTTCCTTATTTCCGCGACTGTAGATTCTTGTCAAAACAGAACAGTTATTGACGAAGAAAAAATAATTCAACTAATTTCAGAAAGATTGCTTGCAAAGCGTTATGAAAATTGA
- the mecA gene encoding adaptor protein MecA, producing the protein MEIERINENTVKFFLSYIDIEERGFTREEVWYNRDKSEELFWEMMDEVSDESEFEVEGPLWIQVHAMSGGIEVTVTRAQMSEDGEPLESPFTNDDPRKLFQHGKMYDDDDDDDDTMPGIGDAAFEWLDNMFVFSEFDDLIPLAGKMKDYEVKTSLYSFENNFYLHLLYDDEIMDDSRKTDLFSVLSEFGQPSNMTIHRIEEYGKLIMDSDVFVTIERYFGAK; encoded by the coding sequence ATGGAAATAGAGCGTATTAATGAAAATACAGTTAAGTTTTTTCTTTCATATATTGATATCGAAGAGCGTGGCTTTACTCGTGAGGAAGTTTGGTATAATCGCGACAAGAGCGAGGAACTCTTCTGGGAGATGATGGACGAAGTCAGTGACGAGTCTGAGTTTGAAGTCGAGGGGCCATTATGGATTCAAGTACATGCGATGAGCGGCGGCATTGAAGTGACGGTCACACGTGCGCAAATGTCTGAGGATGGTGAACCACTTGAATCACCATTCACTAACGATGATCCAAGAAAACTGTTCCAGCATGGCAAAATGTATGACGACGATGATGATGATGATGATACTATGCCAGGTATAGGGGATGCAGCATTTGAATGGCTTGACAATATGTTTGTCTTTAGCGAATTTGATGATCTTATTCCTCTAGCAGGGAAGATGAAAGATTATGAAGTGAAGACATCTCTATATTCGTTTGAAAATAACTTTTATTTACACTTGTTATATGACGATGAAATTATGGATGATTCTCGCAAGACAGATCTGTTTAGCGTACTTTCAGAATTCGGTCAACCGTCAAACATGACGATTCATCGAATTGAAGAGTACGGCAAACTTATCATGGACTCAGATGTTTTCGTGACAATAGAGCGATACTTTGGGGCAAAATAA
- the spxA gene encoding transcriptional regulator SpxA, translating to MVTLFTSPSCTSCRKAKAWLEEHEIPYTERNIFSEPLNIDEIKEILRMTEDGTDEIISTRSKIFQKLNVDVESLPLQRLYELIQEHPGLLRRPIILDEKRLQVGYNEDEIRRFLPRKVRAYQLLEARRMVN from the coding sequence ATGGTCACATTATTTACTTCACCTAGCTGTACATCATGCAGAAAAGCGAAAGCATGGTTAGAGGAACACGAGATTCCGTATACTGAACGTAACATTTTTTCGGAACCATTGAATATTGATGAAATAAAAGAAATACTTCGTATGACTGAAGATGGAACAGATGAAATTATTTCAACTCGTTCGAAAATATTCCAAAAATTAAACGTTGATGTGGAAAGCCTTCCATTACAACGCCTATATGAATTAATCCAAGAACATCCGGGTCTTTTAAGAAGACCAATTATTCTTGATGAGAAAAGACTTCAAGTGGGATACAATGAAGATGAAATTCGTCGATTCCTACCTAGAAAAGTAAGAGCCTATCAGCTGCTTGAAGCGCGGCGCATGGTAAACTAA
- a CDS encoding ABC transporter ATP-binding protein, with translation MAEKLLEIKNLKQYFNVGTKNEVRAVDDITFDIYKGETLGIVGESGCGKSTTGRTIIRLYDATGGEVIYDGVDVHAKKSKKELKAFNRKMQMIFQDPYASLNPRMKVLDIIAEGLDIHGLVKNTKERTARVHELLETVGLNREHANRYPHEFSGGQRQRLGIARALAVEPEFIIADEPISALDVSIQAQVVNLLKELQEERGLTYLFIAHDLSMVKYISDRIGVMHFGKLVEIGPAETIYTAPLHPYTQSLLSAIPLPDPAYERSRVRKSYDSTSHKYLQDEEVIMREVTPGHFVLCSQREFDSFAK, from the coding sequence ATGGCTGAAAAATTACTTGAAATCAAAAACTTGAAACAGTATTTCAATGTGGGAACAAAGAATGAAGTGCGTGCTGTTGACGATATAACATTCGACATCTATAAAGGCGAAACGCTTGGTATTGTTGGTGAATCTGGTTGCGGTAAATCAACAACCGGTCGTACAATCATCCGTCTTTACGATGCGACAGGCGGGGAAGTCATTTATGATGGCGTCGATGTCCATGCGAAAAAATCGAAAAAAGAACTAAAAGCGTTCAACCGGAAAATGCAGATGATTTTCCAAGATCCATATGCATCATTAAATCCGCGTATGAAAGTGCTTGATATCATCGCTGAAGGCCTCGATATTCATGGTCTTGTGAAGAATACGAAAGAACGTACTGCACGTGTTCATGAGCTCCTTGAGACGGTAGGATTGAACCGTGAGCATGCCAATCGTTATCCGCATGAATTCTCTGGTGGTCAACGTCAGCGTCTTGGAATTGCACGTGCGCTTGCTGTAGAACCAGAATTCATTATCGCAGATGAACCGATTTCAGCTTTGGACGTATCTATTCAAGCGCAAGTCGTCAACTTGTTGAAAGAGCTTCAAGAAGAAAGAGGACTGACATATCTATTCATCGCACATGACTTGTCGATGGTGAAATATATCTCAGATCGAATTGGTGTTATGCATTTCGGTAAACTTGTCGAAATTGGACCAGCCGAAACGATCTATACGGCGCCTTTACATCCTTATACGCAATCGCTATTATCTGCGATTCCGTTGCCAGATCCAGCTTATGAGCGTAGCCGTGTACGAAAAAGCTACGATTCAACATCACATAAGTATCTTCAGGATGAAGAAGTAATCATGCGTGAAGTGACACCAGGGCATTTTGTCCTTTGCTCACAGCGCGAATTCGATTCTTTTGCAAAGTAA
- a CDS encoding ABC transporter ATP-binding protein, whose protein sequence is MEKIVEVKNLELSFHTFAGEVKAIQGVNFEVFKGETLAIVGESGSGKSVTTKSIMRLLPKSSTEYKNGEILFGGRDLLKISEKEMQKVRGKDISMIFQDPMTSLNPTMTIGNQIMEPLLKHQKLSKTEARKKSIELLTLVGMPKPEMRLKQYPHQFSGGQRQRIVIAVALACNPKLLIADEPTTALDVTIQAQILELMKDLQKKIDTAIIFITHDLGVVANVADRVAVMYGGRIVEVGTVDEVFYNPQHPYTWGLLSSMPSLDTSEEKLYAIPGTPPDLLDPPKGDAFALRSEYAMKIDLEQVPPLFKVSETHYAATWLLHPDAPQVDPPVAVIERMKRFPGSRYYEGNAGGVR, encoded by the coding sequence GGAGCTTTCCTTCCATACATTTGCAGGAGAAGTGAAAGCGATTCAAGGGGTTAATTTTGAAGTGTTTAAAGGGGAGACGCTCGCTATAGTTGGTGAGTCAGGTTCAGGTAAATCGGTAACGACGAAATCGATTATGCGGCTCCTTCCGAAGTCTAGTACCGAGTACAAAAATGGTGAGATTTTATTCGGAGGAAGAGACCTTCTGAAGATTTCTGAAAAAGAAATGCAAAAAGTAAGAGGAAAAGACATTTCGATGATATTCCAAGATCCGATGACTTCACTTAATCCGACAATGACGATTGGTAACCAGATTATGGAGCCACTGCTAAAACACCAAAAACTTAGTAAAACCGAAGCTCGGAAAAAGTCTATTGAATTGTTGACTCTGGTTGGGATGCCTAAGCCAGAAATGCGATTGAAACAATACCCTCACCAATTTTCTGGTGGACAGCGTCAACGTATCGTCATTGCTGTTGCCTTGGCATGTAATCCAAAGCTTCTCATTGCGGATGAGCCGACGACAGCATTGGATGTTACAATTCAAGCGCAAATCTTAGAATTGATGAAAGACTTGCAAAAGAAAATTGATACGGCAATCATTTTCATCACACATGATCTTGGAGTCGTAGCAAACGTTGCAGACCGTGTTGCGGTCATGTACGGCGGCCGAATCGTCGAGGTGGGAACGGTTGATGAAGTCTTTTATAATCCGCAGCATCCGTATACGTGGGGGCTTCTAAGTTCAATGCCGTCACTGGATACATCTGAAGAGAAACTATATGCGATTCCAGGCACGCCACCCGATTTGTTGGATCCTCCGAAAGGAGATGCATTTGCACTGCGTAGTGAATATGCGATGAAGATTGATTTGGAACAAGTTCCGCCACTCTTTAAAGTAAGTGAAACCCATTATGCGGCGACGTGGCTACTCCATCCGGATGCACCTCAAGTGGATCCGCCGGTAGCGGTCATAGAGCGAATGAAGAGATTCCCTGGCAGCCGGTATTATGAAGGCAATGCAGGAGGTGTTCGATAA